DNA from Streptomyces rishiriensis:
CCGCTGGGATCGCTGGCGCCGGAGCTCACCTACGACATCAACCATCACGCGTCCGTGCGGCTGGCCCGGCTGGCCCGCGACGCCGGAGTGCAGCGCTTCCTGTACGCGTCGACCTGCTCCGTCTACGGCGCCGCCGGCGGAGACGACCTGGTGACGGAGGAGGCCCCGCTGCGGCCCGTGACACCGTACGCGGAGTCCAAGGTGCGGGTGGAGGACGATCTGCACGCGCTCTGCGACGGCGACTTCAGCCCGGTGTTCCTGCGCAACGCCACCGCCTTCGGCTTCTCGCCCCGGCTGCGCGCCGACATCGTGCTGAACAACCTGGTGGGCCACGCGCTCCTGTCCGGCGAGGTGCTGGTCCTCTCCGACGGCACCCCCTGGCGCCCGCTGGTGCACGCCGCCGACATCGCACGGGCCTTCGCGGCCGCGCTGACCGCGCCGCGGGAGGCCGTGCACGACCGGGCGTTCAACATCGGCAGCGAGATCAACAACGTCACGGTCGCCGAGATCGCCGAGCAGGTCGCCGAGGCGGTGACCGACTCGCGGGTGGTGATCACCGGGGAGAACGGTGCCGATCCCCGGTCGTACCGGGTGGACTTCTCCCGGTTCCGCGCCGCGATCCCCGGCTTCGACTGCGAGTGGACGGTGAAACAGGGCGCGCTCGAACTCGCCGACGCCTACCGGAAACACGGCCTGACCCGCGAGGGCTTCGAGCGCCGCTACACCCGGCTGGCCGTGCTGCGCGCGGCGTCCGACACCGGCGCCGTCGACGACACCCTGCGGTGGCGCCGATGACCACGGCCGGCGAGGAGATGTACGCGCTGGTGGAACGGTTGTACCCGCTGTGCCGGAGCATCACCGGCGACGGCGTGCGCGCCACCCTGGACATCGTCGGAGAGTACGTCCCGCTGCAGACGCACGAGGTGCCGACCGGGACTCAGGTGCTCGACTGGACGGTGCCGCAGGAGTGGAACATCCGCGGCGCCCACATCGCCGACTC
Protein-coding regions in this window:
- a CDS encoding NAD-dependent epimerase/dehydratase family protein: MRVLLTGHQGYLGTVMAPVLAAAGHEVVGLDAGLFADCVLGPTPADPRGHRVDLRDVTAQHVAGVDAVIHLAALSNDPLGSLAPELTYDINHHASVRLARLARDAGVQRFLYASTCSVYGAAGGDDLVTEEAPLRPVTPYAESKVRVEDDLHALCDGDFSPVFLRNATAFGFSPRLRADIVLNNLVGHALLSGEVLVLSDGTPWRPLVHAADIARAFAAALTAPREAVHDRAFNIGSEINNVTVAEIAEQVAEAVTDSRVVITGENGADPRSYRVDFSRFRAAIPGFDCEWTVKQGALELADAYRKHGLTREGFERRYTRLAVLRAASDTGAVDDTLRWRR